TGCAGATTGAAGATCTGGCGGTTGAAAATCCGGGGATACCAGGGAAGATGGATTTAGACCACGTTTCCATGACGGTTCATAAGGGAGAGATTGTCGGTGTTGCAGGTGTGGAGGGGAATGGCCAGTATGAGATGGTTCAGGCGGTAATGGGACTGATGGAATCGAAAGGCAGAGTACTGCTGGAGGGGAAAGATATTTCGAAAATGGATGTCCATGGAAGAAGACGTCTCATAGCCTATGTACCCCAGGACCGGAAGATCAGCGGTAGTTCTCTGGAAGACAGTATTGAAACAAATGTTATGATGACACATCACTACGTCAGTGACCGGCTGGTAGGAAAAACACGCCTTCTGGACAAAAAGAAATGTCGCCAGCTGTCAAACCAGATTATCAGTCAATATCAGGTGAGCTGCCAGGGCCCCCGAATGCCGATTGGCGCATTATCGGGAGGAAACCAGCAGAAGGTAATTGTCGGACGGGAGTTTGAACTTGACAGTTC
Above is a genomic segment from Anaerotignum faecicola containing:
- a CDS encoding ATP-binding cassette domain-containing protein; the encoded protein is QIEDLAVENPGIPGKMDLDHVSMTVHKGEIVGVAGVEGNGQYEMVQAVMGLMESKGRVLLEGKDISKMDVHGRRRLIAYVPQDRKISGSSLEDSIETNVMMTHHYVSDRLVGKTRLLDKKKCRQLSNQIISQYQVSCQGPRMPIGALSGGNQQKVIVGREFELDSS